In Bacillus sp. KH172YL63, one genomic interval encodes:
- a CDS encoding MaoC family dehydratase N-terminal domain-containing protein, with protein MFQKYIGRRSDPVANIVEQNAVRQFAEAIGGPHPIYVDEEYGKRSRYGRNIAPPTFPRVFDYGMIEGFHLPNEGLIHGEQSFQYRRPLYVGETICCSTEIKNYNERAGSSGTLGFLVIEDIGKTPEGETIFFSTSTVIITEAVKERWNQ; from the coding sequence ATGTTCCAGAAATATATAGGCAGGCGCTCTGATCCTGTTGCCAACATTGTCGAACAGAACGCCGTACGTCAATTTGCAGAAGCGATCGGCGGCCCTCATCCCATCTATGTGGACGAAGAGTACGGCAAACGTTCCCGTTATGGTAGAAATATTGCTCCACCAACTTTCCCGAGGGTGTTTGACTACGGAATGATTGAAGGTTTCCATTTACCAAACGAAGGATTGATCCACGGGGAACAGTCTTTTCAATACAGGAGGCCGTTATATGTAGGCGAAACGATATGCTGCTCGACTGAGATAAAGAATTATAATGAACGGGCCGGTTCGTCGGGGACGCTTGGCTTCCTTGTGATCGAGGACATCGGGAAAACACCGGAGGGAGAGACCATTTTCTTTTCCACCTCCACTGTAATCATTACGGAAGCCGTCAAAGAGAGGTGGAATCAATGA
- a CDS encoding YezD family protein — protein sequence MEKIQSMLESMNFGSITIVVQDGKVIQLEKNEKVRIK from the coding sequence ATGGAAAAGATTCAATCCATGCTGGAATCGATGAATTTTGGTTCCATCACGATCGTCGTTCAAGACGGGAAAGTCATTCAACTAGAGAAAAATGAGAAAGTCCGAATTAAATAA
- a CDS encoding MaoC/PaaZ C-terminal domain-containing protein, translating into MRNLRTYQKGDRLPPLELGPVSLEDLISYSKASGDHNPIHVNEEVALNLGLPGIIAHGMWTMGTASRLFSAHSEEGFIQDYSVRFTGMVLLGDNITLLAELTDIRENCLSFSLLAINQHDKKVLEGSIVYSLFQ; encoded by the coding sequence ATGAGAAATCTTCGGACATATCAAAAAGGAGACCGACTTCCCCCGCTTGAACTGGGACCGGTTTCGCTGGAAGATTTGATTTCTTACAGCAAGGCTTCAGGTGATCACAATCCCATTCATGTGAATGAAGAAGTAGCACTGAATCTCGGGCTCCCCGGTATCATCGCCCATGGGATGTGGACGATGGGAACTGCCTCCAGGCTGTTCAGCGCTCATAGTGAGGAAGGCTTCATACAAGACTACTCTGTCCGTTTTACAGGGATGGTCCTCCTTGGAGACAACATCACCCTGCTCGCCGAATTAACAGATATAAGGGAAAATTGTCTCTCCTTCAGCCTACTCGCAATCAATCAGCATGACAAAAAAGTGCTTGAAGGAAGCATCGTCTATTCACTTTTCCAGTAG